In one Chitinophaga sancti genomic region, the following are encoded:
- a CDS encoding alpha/beta hydrolase-fold protein, producing MHEQHYKWSSPHLGREFEMLVFGEEGYPLILFPTSMGRHYEHKERGLIHALQWFIDHQLIRVYCPDSIDARSWYNTQVSPAQRTLNHISYDNMLRHEVLERVIHETGIKRVAVAGCSFGGYHAANFAFRYPEQVSYLFSLSGIFDITGRLDGHYDDNVYFHNPMDYMRDNLHEALWRMGIILGVADEDISRQQNERMSGILANKGISHWLDIRPNQKHDWPVWNEMLPYYLSLIK from the coding sequence ATGCATGAACAACATTACAAATGGTCATCCCCACATCTCGGCCGCGAATTCGAGATGCTGGTGTTCGGAGAGGAAGGTTATCCCCTCATTCTCTTCCCCACCTCTATGGGCCGCCATTATGAACACAAGGAACGCGGCCTTATTCATGCATTACAATGGTTCATAGATCACCAGCTGATAAGGGTTTACTGCCCCGATAGTATAGATGCCCGTAGCTGGTATAATACACAGGTCTCCCCTGCCCAACGAACCCTCAACCACATTTCTTATGACAACATGCTGCGCCATGAGGTGCTGGAAAGAGTGATACACGAAACGGGTATTAAACGTGTCGCTGTGGCCGGCTGCAGTTTTGGTGGATACCATGCCGCCAATTTTGCCTTCCGGTACCCGGAGCAAGTGTCTTACCTCTTTAGCCTGAGCGGCATTTTTGATATTACCGGCCGCCTGGATGGCCATTACGATGACAATGTTTATTTCCATAATCCCATGGATTACATGCGCGACAACCTGCACGAAGCCCTCTGGCGTATGGGGATTATTTTAGGGGTAGCTGATGAAGACATCAGCCGCCAGCAAAATGAACGGATGTCAGGGATACTTGCCAATAAAGGCATCAGCCACTGGCTGGATATCAGACCTAATCAAAAGCATGACTGGCCGGTGTGGAATGAGATGTTGCCGTATTATCTGTCGCTTATTAAATGA
- a CDS encoding ATP-grasp domain-containing protein, translated as MKKIGLLYGQENSFPQALLDRINAKNVNDISAEFVSIDKVIQGIPNEYAVILDRISQDVPFYRTWLKQAALEGTAVINNPFWWSADDKFVNNELAARTGVNVPKTALLPTRDLPENTTGQSFRNLVYPFDWATIFAHVGFPAYMKPYNGGGWKHVYKVNSAEEFFAQHAHTGQLVMMLQEAIEYDSYYRCYCIGGKYVRVIPYDPYEAPYQRYLNKSQGDDDLEGVIIEQVAQLNRYLGYDFNTVEIAVRSGIPYVIDFWNPAPEADEATIGAENFEWVVETAANYAIERALRQLPGTDNLTWGTFMTHAVPGNQTAIVPGAKKTAAKKSATPGAKKAAPAEKKAAVKKEPADKKTTSKKAKAKE; from the coding sequence ATGAAAAAAATAGGCCTTCTGTATGGTCAGGAAAACAGTTTCCCCCAGGCATTGCTTGATCGCATAAATGCTAAAAATGTTAACGATATCTCTGCTGAATTTGTATCCATTGATAAAGTGATCCAGGGTATTCCCAATGAATATGCTGTGATCCTGGATCGAATTTCGCAGGATGTACCTTTCTATCGAACCTGGCTCAAACAGGCTGCCCTGGAAGGAACAGCAGTGATTAACAACCCATTCTGGTGGAGCGCGGATGATAAATTTGTGAACAACGAACTGGCTGCACGTACGGGTGTCAATGTTCCCAAAACAGCTTTACTGCCTACCCGGGATCTGCCGGAAAACACGACCGGGCAATCGTTTAGAAACCTCGTTTATCCATTTGACTGGGCGACCATTTTCGCGCACGTTGGCTTCCCGGCTTATATGAAACCTTACAATGGCGGAGGTTGGAAACATGTCTACAAAGTCAATAGCGCTGAGGAATTCTTTGCACAACATGCACACACCGGCCAGCTGGTAATGATGCTGCAGGAAGCGATTGAATACGATTCTTATTATCGTTGTTATTGTATTGGTGGCAAGTACGTGCGGGTGATTCCTTACGATCCATACGAGGCTCCTTATCAGCGTTACCTGAATAAATCACAGGGCGATGATGACCTGGAAGGTGTGATCATAGAGCAGGTCGCTCAGCTAAACAGGTACCTGGGGTATGATTTTAATACGGTGGAAATTGCCGTAAGGAGTGGTATCCCTTATGTGATTGATTTCTGGAACCCGGCGCCGGAAGCAGATGAGGCGACCATTGGTGCAGAGAATTTTGAGTGGGTAGTGGAGACAGCCGCGAATTATGCGATAGAGAGAGCCCTGAGGCAGTTGCCCGGAACGGATAACCTGACCTGGGGAACGTTTATGACCCATGCTGTACCCGGGAACCAGACGGCAATTGTGCCGGGAGCGAAGAAGACAGCGGCGAAGAAATCAGCCACGCCGGGAGCGAAGAAGGCGGCGCCTGCAGAAAAAAAGGCGGCAGTGAAGAAAGAGCCTGCTGATAAAAAAACGACTTCTAAAAAAGCAAAGGCCAAAGAATAG
- a CDS encoding bifunctional 3,4-dihydroxy-2-butanone-4-phosphate synthase/GTP cyclohydrolase II — translation MLDTIESAIEDIKKGKLVIVVDDEDRENEGDFITAARNVTPEIINFMSRYGRGLICAPLIEERCDELGLEMMVRDNTALHQTPFTVSVDLLGHGCTTGISAHDRSKTVQALIDPNTRPEELGKPGHIFPLKAKKGGVLRRTGHTEATIDLARLAGFEPAGVLVEIMNEDGSMARLPELKEIAIRFDLKLISIKDLIEYRLAKESLIEEEVRVQMPTEYGDFELIAFKQLNSGETHMALKKGTWEKGEPVLVRIHSSCVTGDILHSLRCDCGPQLHKAMQMVESEGKGLILYMNQEGRGIGLLNKLKAYKLQEEGRDTVEANLELGFQMDERDYGVGAQILRHLDITKMRLISNNPKKRAGMKGYGLEVVENVPIEIRPNPHNEVYLKTKRDKMGHEILKG, via the coding sequence ATGCTAGATACAATAGAATCAGCCATAGAAGATATAAAGAAGGGTAAACTGGTCATAGTAGTAGACGACGAGGATAGGGAGAATGAGGGCGATTTCATCACAGCTGCGAGAAATGTCACCCCGGAGATCATCAATTTTATGAGCCGTTACGGCCGTGGATTAATATGTGCACCATTAATTGAAGAAAGATGCGACGAGCTCGGACTTGAAATGATGGTACGTGATAATACAGCTTTACACCAAACACCTTTTACTGTTTCAGTAGATTTACTGGGTCATGGTTGTACCACCGGTATCTCCGCACATGACAGATCTAAAACGGTACAAGCTTTAATCGATCCTAATACCCGTCCCGAAGAATTAGGTAAGCCAGGACATATATTCCCCCTGAAAGCAAAGAAAGGAGGCGTACTGCGCCGCACCGGCCATACCGAAGCTACTATCGATCTCGCCCGCCTGGCAGGGTTTGAACCCGCCGGTGTCCTGGTTGAAATCATGAATGAAGATGGCTCCATGGCCAGACTCCCTGAACTAAAGGAAATTGCCATCAGGTTTGACCTGAAACTGATCTCTATCAAAGATCTGATCGAGTACAGACTGGCAAAAGAATCCCTGATCGAAGAAGAAGTAAGAGTACAAATGCCAACTGAATACGGTGATTTTGAACTGATTGCGTTTAAGCAACTCAACTCAGGAGAAACCCATATGGCATTGAAAAAAGGTACCTGGGAAAAAGGTGAACCAGTACTGGTAAGAATCCACTCCTCCTGCGTAACCGGCGATATCCTGCATAGCCTGAGATGCGATTGCGGACCACAGCTACATAAAGCCATGCAAATGGTAGAATCAGAAGGGAAAGGCCTTATATTATATATGAACCAGGAAGGAAGAGGGATCGGCCTGCTGAATAAACTGAAAGCTTATAAACTCCAGGAAGAAGGCAGAGATACCGTTGAAGCCAACCTCGAATTAGGTTTTCAGATGGATGAACGGGATTATGGCGTAGGTGCACAGATCCTCAGACACCTGGATATCACCAAAATGAGACTGATCTCCAATAATCCTAAGAAGAGAGCAGGGATGAAAGGATATGGACTGGAAGTAGTGGAAAATGTGCCGATTGAAATCCGCCCAAACCCGCATAATGAAGTATATCTTAAAACAAAAAGAGATAAAATGGGTCATGAGATCCTGAAAGGATAA
- a CDS encoding TonB-dependent receptor, whose translation MGCKKLLLTFIVLLSVCYSFAQVTTSAVTGLVKNAKGEGLIGATVKAIHVPTGTVYGTTTQEGGRYTIPNMKVGGPYTITITYVGFQEQSFKDLYLSLGNALTQNVKLEDGSKSLNEVTITGQRSNIISSNRTGTQTNIGQRQLNELPTVGRSIQDFARLTPQAVASYSNTSGAPLGISFAGQSNKFNSFTVDGANANDAFGLTATGTNGGQANVNAVPLESVQEVQIVLSPYDITQSNFTGGGINAVTKSGTNQFHGSAYFLKQNQSFVGEHVQSQTKYPTYNNTTWGASLSGPIIKNKLFFFVNAERNDTKTPLGYNPADAGSGSKFSTTRLDSIRNYVKNSYGFDPGSYTDINSESYATSVFARIDWNISEKHKLTVRHSYVDGSLYNISRSATTMTFANSGYYMLSTTNSTVAELNSSFNATTSNVLRATYNRIRDRRSTVEFPSVYITEGGLNYNLGADYSSPRNSLDQDNFTIVDNLTIQKKKHTITVGTDNQFFHTNNVFLQYYYGYYTYKNMNNFLNNSAAPTTYAVGYSNKGGSDLAPGKISAGQFSLYGQDVWDVNDRFRLTYGLRVDLPVFFNKPDANGGFNSSDIATTNGVQNNTVPKTRLMWAPRVAFNWDVNGDGTTQLRGGAGLFTGRVPLVWISNAYSKTGVAFTSFSGTPDPSVRFNYNANDTHLGAYIPTTAAAPTEIDVTDKNFKYPQVLRGNLAIDQKLPWWGLIGTIEALYTKTLNNILYKNLNVGPQAGNVTLGNTTRPWYNFARANSSYTDVIYLTNSSKGYSYNFTAQVQKPMDHGWSGSLAYTYGASYSMNDGTSSTAYSSWRFAYNINGMNNLSLARANFDPGHRVIANASKTFRYAKGHLSTTIGLVYQGYTGQRYSVMFNNNMTGDDASGKTGTNSLAYLPSDASQFSTLTLSGGTVVTPDQQLADFKEFAANNKYLNAHLGQNTERNALRMPWESHFDLKIAQDFILKNTHRIEVGFDILNVANLLNRNWGWSYYLSNQSVSLFTVTSQSKTPTYTFNKTLMNNINGTLRPYTVNDYLSRWRGQLSVRYNF comes from the coding sequence ATGGGATGTAAAAAACTACTGTTAACATTCATTGTCTTGCTTAGCGTTTGCTATTCATTTGCACAGGTAACAACGAGTGCTGTTACCGGTCTGGTGAAAAATGCAAAGGGGGAAGGCCTGATTGGCGCCACAGTAAAAGCCATTCACGTTCCAACAGGAACTGTTTATGGTACTACAACACAAGAGGGAGGACGTTACACCATCCCTAATATGAAAGTAGGTGGTCCTTACACCATCACAATTACCTATGTTGGGTTCCAGGAGCAAAGCTTCAAGGACCTGTATCTGAGTCTGGGTAATGCATTGACCCAAAACGTAAAACTGGAAGATGGTAGCAAATCTTTGAACGAGGTAACTATTACTGGTCAGAGAAGCAACATTATCAGCTCAAACCGTACTGGTACGCAGACTAATATTGGCCAGCGCCAGCTGAACGAACTGCCTACTGTTGGCCGTAGCATTCAGGATTTTGCCCGTTTGACACCGCAGGCTGTTGCATCATACAGCAACACCAGTGGTGCTCCATTAGGTATTTCCTTTGCTGGTCAGAGTAACAAATTTAACTCATTCACTGTGGATGGTGCGAATGCAAACGATGCATTTGGTTTGACAGCTACCGGTACGAACGGTGGCCAGGCGAATGTAAATGCTGTACCACTGGAATCGGTTCAGGAAGTACAAATCGTGCTGTCTCCATATGATATCACTCAAAGTAACTTCACTGGTGGTGGTATCAATGCTGTAACCAAGAGTGGTACTAACCAGTTCCATGGTTCTGCTTACTTCCTGAAACAAAATCAGAGTTTCGTAGGTGAACATGTTCAGAGTCAAACAAAATACCCTACTTATAATAATACAACATGGGGTGCCAGCCTGAGTGGTCCCATCATCAAGAATAAATTGTTCTTCTTCGTAAATGCTGAAAGGAACGATACTAAAACGCCACTGGGTTACAATCCTGCTGACGCTGGTTCTGGTTCTAAATTTAGCACAACAAGACTGGATTCAATCCGTAATTATGTAAAAAATTCATATGGATTTGATCCAGGTAGCTATACTGATATCAACTCTGAGTCATATGCAACTTCAGTGTTTGCACGTATTGACTGGAACATCAGCGAAAAGCATAAGTTAACTGTCCGTCATAGCTATGTTGATGGTAGCCTGTACAACATTTCCCGTAGTGCAACTACTATGACTTTTGCTAACAGCGGTTACTATATGCTCAGCACTACTAATTCTACTGTAGCTGAATTGAACAGTAGCTTCAATGCTACTACTTCAAACGTACTGCGTGCGACATACAACCGTATCCGCGACAGACGTTCTACTGTTGAATTCCCTTCTGTGTATATCACTGAAGGTGGTCTGAACTACAACCTGGGTGCTGATTATTCCTCTCCACGTAACTCACTGGATCAGGACAACTTCACCATCGTAGATAACCTGACTATTCAGAAGAAAAAGCATACAATCACTGTAGGTACTGATAACCAGTTCTTCCACACTAACAACGTGTTTCTGCAGTACTACTATGGTTACTACACTTATAAAAACATGAACAACTTCCTGAATAATTCTGCTGCTCCTACAACTTATGCAGTTGGTTATTCCAATAAAGGTGGTAGTGACCTTGCTCCCGGTAAGATCAGTGCTGGTCAGTTCAGCTTATATGGACAGGATGTATGGGATGTTAATGACAGGTTCAGACTGACTTACGGTCTGCGTGTAGACCTGCCTGTATTCTTCAACAAACCTGATGCTAACGGTGGTTTCAATTCTTCTGACATTGCCACTACTAATGGCGTTCAGAACAATACTGTTCCAAAAACAAGGTTGATGTGGGCTCCAAGAGTTGCATTCAACTGGGACGTAAATGGAGATGGTACAACCCAGCTGAGAGGTGGTGCAGGTCTGTTCACCGGACGTGTTCCGCTGGTTTGGATCTCCAATGCCTATTCCAAGACCGGTGTTGCATTCACATCATTCAGTGGTACACCTGATCCATCAGTACGTTTCAATTACAATGCTAACGATACTCATCTGGGTGCTTATATTCCTACTACTGCAGCAGCTCCTACTGAGATTGATGTTACTGACAAGAACTTCAAATATCCTCAGGTACTGCGTGGTAACCTGGCAATCGACCAGAAACTGCCATGGTGGGGTTTAATTGGTACAATTGAAGCTTTGTATACCAAAACGCTTAATAACATCCTGTATAAGAACCTGAACGTTGGTCCTCAGGCAGGCAACGTTACTTTAGGTAATACTACCCGCCCATGGTACAACTTTGCACGTGCAAACTCTTCTTATACTGACGTTATTTACCTGACTAACTCCAGCAAGGGTTATTCATATAACTTCACTGCACAGGTTCAAAAACCAATGGACCATGGATGGTCTGGTAGTTTGGCATATACTTATGGTGCTTCTTACTCTATGAATGATGGTACCAGCTCTACTGCTTATTCCAGCTGGCGCTTTGCTTATAACATCAACGGTATGAACAACCTGAGCCTGGCTCGTGCTAACTTCGATCCGGGACATCGTGTAATAGCGAATGCAAGCAAAACTTTCCGTTATGCTAAAGGCCATCTTTCTACCACTATAGGCCTGGTTTACCAGGGCTACACTGGTCAGCGTTATTCTGTAATGTTTAACAATAACATGACTGGTGATGATGCTTCCGGTAAAACTGGTACAAACAGCTTAGCTTACCTGCCTTCAGATGCAAGCCAGTTCAGCACGCTGACCCTGTCTGGTGGTACTGTGGTAACTCCTGACCAACAGTTAGCAGACTTCAAGGAATTTGCAGCAAATAACAAGTACCTGAATGCTCACCTGGGTCAGAATACAGAGCGTAATGCACTTAGAATGCCATGGGAAAGCCATTTCGATCTGAAGATTGCACAGGATTTCATCCTGAAAAATACACACAGAATTGAAGTTGGATTCGATATCCTGAACGTTGCTAACCTGCTGAACCGTAACTGGGGATGGTCTTACTACCTGAGCAACCAGTCAGTATCCCTGTTCACAGTAACGTCACAGAGCAAAACTCCGACTTATACATTCAACAAGACTCTGATGAACAACATCAATGGTACACTGAGACCTTATACAGTGAATGACTACCTGTCACGCTGGAGAGGTCAGTTGAGTGTTCGTTATAACTTCTAA